In a single window of the Porites lutea chromosome 14, jaPorLute2.1, whole genome shotgun sequence genome:
- the LOC140924060 gene encoding neural cell adhesion molecule 1-like, whose product MRPIQILAFKTLLVYFASVTVSANASSSRVPNSGHVAFSCGPQGLIHHTNETYGLKPKVTIICPKMPVMMDTRTEITCEVISSSYANITWYHNGQLISHKKKHKYNVKADRKTCNQTLKIKHAGANDNGNYTCVVVNSVGEKTKTCSLEVKADKLKQVHVEYLEIAGHRKKAFLGGRATLTCSMFNAVGTVWRKNGKTIISNRHVWSTKHFFHGRGTKFYLEISNVTKDDEGLYMCSGYANGMSDNKTLYLQTADKLKQVHVEYLEIAGHRKKAFLGGRATLTCSMFNAVGTVWRKNGKTIISNRHVWSTKHFFHGRGTKFYLEISNVTKDDEGLYMCSGYANGMSDNKTLYLQTEEEPCIVNTAGLSSFDPKHVSLLLVYAFLVIYTV is encoded by the exons ATGAGACCAATACAAATCTTAGCTTTTAAGACGCTATTAGTTTACTTTGCAAGTGTAACAGTTTCTGCAAATG CTTCTAGCAGTCGAGTGCCGAACAGCGGCCATGTTGCTTTTTCCTGTGGGCCACAGGGACTGATTCACCACACAAACGAAACATATG GACTCAAACCGAAAGTAACCATCATTTGCCCCAAAATGCCGGTCATGATGGACACACGAACAGAAATAACCTGTGAAGTAATATCCAGCAGCTACGCAAATATCACGTGGTATCACAATGGACAACTAATCAGTCACAAGAAAAAACACAAGTACAACGTAAAAGCCGACAGAAAAACATGCAATCAAACGCTCAAAATTAAACACGCGGGAGCAAACGACAATGGAAACTATACCTGTGTTGTAGTTAACAGTGTTggagaaaagacaaaaacatgTTCTCTTGAAGTCAAAG CTGATAAGTTGAAACAAGTTCATGTCGAATATTTGGAAATAGCCGGACACCGCAAAAAGGCTTTTCTTGGAGGAAGAGCCACCTTGACGTGTAGCATGTTCAACGCGGTTGGTACTGTTTGGCGGAAAAACGGAAAGACGATTATAAGTAATCGCCACGTTTGGTcaacaaaacacttttttcatgGGCGTGGAACCAAGTTTTACTTGGAAATCAGCAACGTTACCAAAGATGATGAGGGTTTATACATGTGCTCCGGATACGCCAATGGAATGTCTGACAATAAAACGCTATACCTGCAAACAG CTGATAAGTTGAAACAAGTTCATGTCGAATATTTGGAAATAGCCGGACACCGCAAAAAGGCTTTTCTTGGAGGAAGAGCCACCTTGACGTGTAGCATGTTCAACGCGGTTGGTACTGTTTGGCGGAAAAACGGAAAGACGATTATAAGTAATCGCCACGTTTGGTcaacaaaacacttttttcatgGGCGTGGAACCAAGTTTTACTTGGAAATCAGCAACGTTACCAAAGATGATGAGGGTTTATACATGTGCTCCGGATACGCCAATGGAATGTCTGACAATAAAACGCTATACCTGCAAACAG AGGAAGAACCTTGCATCGTAAACACAGCGGGTCTCAGCAGTTTTGATCCAAAGCACGTATCACTACTACTTGTGTATGCATTTCTGGTTATCTACACTGTTTAG
- the LOC140924061 gene encoding homeobox protein MSX-1-like, with protein MHNNGAESELSFSIANILKVERPANGCFKPEQTASGAQDSETPKKGDQLKNSVYNSLPWLAYTRYCPPKIPRSRNRKMVNRRRISGTPRVPFSTEQLMKLEKSYEETQYVSSAQVTQLSAMLKLPEHRIKIWFQNRRAREKKRAKKKTERIAPSKTIDKVVANDKPQDRVPYPAHVNSFEQCSGRKDKFSTHFAFHHFNRANMNNKEWCARLTLPPIHIFNHFDYNIYSGLTIHV; from the exons ATGCATAACAACGGAGCTGAAAGTGAGCTTAGCTTCTCTATTGCTAATATCCTCAAAGTCGAGAGACCTGCAAATGGCTGCTTTAAGCCAGAACAGACTGCCAGCGGTGCTCAGGACTCTGAAACTCCGAAAAAAGGAGACCAACTTAAAAATTCCGTGTACAACAGTCTACCTTGGCTCGCCTATACACGTTACTGTCCACCCAAAATCCCAA GGTCAAGGAATCGAAAAATGGTGAATAGACGGAGGATAAGTGGCACTCCAAGAGTTCCTTTCTCAACGGAGCAACTGATGAAGTTAGAGAAAAGTTACGAGGAGACACAGTACGTGTCATCAGCCCAAGTTACACAACTATCAGCCATGTTAAAGCTTCCAGAACACCGGATAAAGATTTGGTTCCAGAACCGCCGTGCGCGAGAGAAAAAGAGAGCGAAAAAGAAGACTGAACGCATAGCCCCAAGCAAGACCATTGACAAAGTTGTGGCCAATGACAAGCCACAAGACCGCGTACCATACCCAGCACATGTTAATAGCTTTGAACAATGTAGCGGgagaaaagacaaattttcaACCCATTTCGCGTTTCATCATTTTAACCGCGCCAATATGAATAATAAAGAATGGTGCGCCAGGTTAACTTTGCCGCCGATCCATATATTTAATCATTTTGATTATAATATTTACAGTGGCCTGacaattcatgtttaa